One Methanococcus aeolicus Nankai-3 DNA segment encodes these proteins:
- a CDS encoding NAD(P)-dependent oxidoreductase, giving the protein MMTGNTSFIPLYIKLDNFKVCIFGFGEVGQRRFNKILKGAPKKITIYDKCKHIGVQNTSSFESSQTFPEGKFYDCKNGKAILKNQRAGNQRFDTINLNNTKDIKNINFIQQDINNLSNEELENIIKNYDIIITAIDEKNNKRIVNISKNLNKLINSSTFESDINIIIPACYENNGVYFSIYTKGKSPLIAKEIRKIVENYLNDNNIFMMQQIRDILKDKDTQKTSSFEPNQRFDTQKTSSFEPSQTFPEEKFYDCKNGKAILKNQRFDNKNNINLKSQKDRKKIFEKLLKNENFKKEFKELIDKYTK; this is encoded by the coding sequence ATGATGACAGGTAACACTTCGTTTATACCATTATACATTAAATTAGATAATTTTAAGGTTTGTATTTTTGGATTTGGCGAAGTTGGGCAAAGACGATTTAATAAAATATTAAAAGGAGCTCCTAAAAAAATAACTATCTACGATAAATGCAAACACATAGGGGTACAAAATACTTCGTCTTTTGAATCATCTCAAACTTTTCCAGAGGGAAAGTTTTACGACTGTAAAAATGGCAAAGCCATTTTGAAGAATCAAAGAGCAGGAAATCAAAGATTTGACACCATTAATTTAAATAATACAAAAGATATTAAAAATATTAACTTCATACAACAAGACATAAATAATTTATCAAATGAAGAATTAGAAAATATTATAAAAAATTATGATATTATTATTACGGCAATTGATGAAAAAAATAATAAAAGAATTGTGAATATTTCAAAAAATCTAAATAAATTAATAAATTCCTCTACTTTTGAAAGTGATATAAATATCATAATTCCTGCCTGTTATGAAAATAATGGTGTTTATTTTTCAATATATACAAAAGGTAAAAGTCCCCTTATCGCAAAAGAAATAAGGAAAATTGTTGAAAATTATTTAAACGATAACAATATTTTTATGATGCAACAAATAAGGGATATTTTAAAGGATAAAGATACACAAAAGACTTCGTCTTTTGAACCAAATCAAAGATTTGATACACAAAAGACTTCGTCTTTTGAACCATCTCAAACTTTTCCAGAGGAAAAGTTTTACGACTGTAAAAATGGCAAAGCCATTTTGAAGAATCAAAGATTTGATAATAAAAATAATATAAATTTAAAATCTCAAAAAGATAGAAAAAAAATATTTGAAAAATTATTAAAAAATGAGAATTTTAAAAAAGAATTTAAGGAATTAATTGATAAATATACTAAATAA
- the psmB gene encoding archaeal proteasome endopeptidase complex subunit beta, whose amino-acid sequence MIANNDQYKEYMKGTTTVGIVCNDGIVLATDKRATMGNLIADKEAKKLYKIDDYMAMTIAGSVGDAQSLVRIISAEANLYKLRTGNNIPPHSCAMLLSNVLHGSRHFPFLIQLIIGGYDTIHGAKLFSLDAVGGLNEETSFTATGSGSPTAFGVLEEEYKKDMTINKGKLLAIKSLTAAMKRDAFSGNGISLAVIDKNGVKIYSDEEIEELSNILYK is encoded by the coding sequence ATGATAGCAAATAACGACCAATATAAAGAATACATGAAAGGAACTACAACTGTGGGGATAGTTTGTAATGATGGAATAGTATTGGCAACAGATAAAAGAGCAACCATGGGGAATCTTATTGCCGATAAAGAAGCAAAAAAGTTATATAAGATAGATGACTATATGGCAATGACAATAGCTGGAAGTGTGGGGGATGCTCAGTCCTTAGTAAGAATAATATCAGCAGAAGCAAATTTATATAAATTAAGAACTGGAAATAACATTCCCCCTCATTCATGTGCTATGCTTTTAAGTAATGTGCTTCATGGTAGCAGACATTTTCCTTTTTTAATTCAGTTAATAATCGGAGGATATGATACTATTCATGGTGCTAAGTTATTCTCCCTTGATGCAGTGGGCGGATTAAATGAGGAAACCTCATTCACAGCAACAGGTTCTGGTTCGCCTACGGCATTTGGTGTGTTAGAAGAAGAATATAAAAAAGATATGACAATAAATAAGGGAAAATTACTTGCCATTAAATCTTTAACTGCTGCCATGAAAAGAGATGCTTTTTCAGGAAATGGCATATCTCTTGCAGTAATTGACAAAAATGGAGTAAAGATATACTCTGATGAAGAGATAGAGGAGCTCTCCAATATATTATATAAATAA
- a CDS encoding glycosyltransferase family 4 protein: MKILLPTIYHPFIGGITIHIDNLIKNLNDIDSNYEFYILNYKSDMPNKNTNISQNLDLNITVIDVPYIKKIRGLSYLKQGYKIGKNIIEKHNIDLIHPHYAFPQGVLGAKLSKKYNIPNILTLHGSDVLKLSKNPVGNLFFNYSLNNTDKLICVSNFLKQELPAQHQNKSTVIYNGVDFDLFNTENNKDHNYGIFVGSFVPQKGLNLLVDVIKDIDYNFKFIGDGPLFNSIENKIKNENIGHIELLGRQNPQMVAQYIKNSSFLILPSISEGLGMTIIEAMACGKPVIGTKVGGIPELIKNNYNGFLIEPNNPDELKLRIKFLIDETNGKKLRKELGTNGEIFSKSFDWKNTAKEVHKLYNSFK, translated from the coding sequence ATGAAAATATTATTGCCCACAATATATCACCCATTTATCGGGGGAATAACTATACATATAGATAATTTAATAAAAAATTTAAATGATATTGATAGTAATTATGAATTTTATATTTTAAATTACAAATCAGATATGCCAAATAAAAATACAAATATTTCCCAAAATCTCGATTTAAATATAACAGTTATAGATGTGCCATATATTAAAAAAATTAGAGGATTATCCTATTTAAAACAAGGATATAAAATTGGAAAAAATATAATAGAAAAACATAATATAGATTTAATACACCCCCATTATGCTTTCCCGCAAGGCGTATTGGGGGCAAAATTATCTAAAAAATATAATATACCAAATATATTAACTCTTCATGGAAGCGATGTTTTAAAACTTTCAAAAAATCCAGTTGGAAATCTTTTTTTTAATTATTCTTTAAATAATACAGATAAATTAATATGTGTTAGTAATTTTTTAAAGCAGGAGCTCCCTGCCCAACATCAAAATAAATCAACGGTAATTTATAATGGTGTGGATTTTGATTTATTCAATACAGAAAATAATAAAGACCACAATTACGGCATATTTGTAGGTTCTTTTGTTCCCCAGAAAGGACTAAATTTATTGGTTGATGTAATAAAAGATATTGACTATAATTTTAAATTTATTGGTGATGGGCCGTTATTCAACAGTATAGAAAATAAAATTAAAAACGAAAATATAGGACATATCGAGCTATTGGGAAGGCAAAATCCGCAAATGGTGGCACAATATATAAAAAATAGTAGTTTTTTAATACTTCCATCTATTTCAGAAGGTTTAGGTATGACCATCATTGAAGCCATGGCATGTGGAAAACCAGTAATTGGAACAAAAGTTGGAGGCATACCTGAATTAATAAAAAATAATTACAATGGATTTTTAATTGAACCAAATAACCCCGATGAATTAAAATTAAGAATAAAATTTCTAATTGATGAAACCAACGGTAAAAAATTAAGAAAAGAATTGGGAACAAATGGGGAAATATTTTCAAAATCGTTTGATTGGAAAAATACGGCAAAAGAAGTTCATAAATTATATAATTCTTTTAAATAA
- a CDS encoding Hsp20/alpha crystallin family protein yields the protein MIGKDPFFEKILSEFLGGAPMSMTTMTSMSSMGSGVEISGKGQMPITLIEGDNHIKIIAMVPGIAKEDIVINAIGDTLEIRAKRTPLMITESERIIYSEIPEDEEIYRTIKLPATVKEDSAKAKYENGILIVELPKSEISIKKGIDIE from the coding sequence ATGATAGGAAAAGATCCATTTTTTGAAAAAATATTATCTGAATTTTTAGGGGGAGCTCCTATGAGTATGACAACCATGACATCAATGAGCTCCATGGGTTCAGGTGTTGAGATATCTGGAAAAGGACAAATGCCAATAACGCTGATTGAAGGAGATAACCACATAAAAATAATTGCCATGGTTCCGGGAATTGCCAAAGAAGATATTGTAATAAATGCAATCGGCGATACATTAGAAATTAGGGCAAAAAGAACACCATTAATGATTACAGAATCAGAAAGAATAATTTATTCAGAAATCCCAGAAGACGAAGAAATTTACAGAACCATAAAATTACCTGCAACAGTAAAAGAAGATAGTGCTAAGGCAAAATATGAAAATGGTATTCTTATAGTAGAATTGCCAAAAAGTGAAATATCAATTAAAAAAGGAATAGATATTGAATAA
- a CDS encoding beta-CASP ribonuclease aCPSF1 — protein sequence MSAEDILNEIKNHVMKTAPGNAAITDVQFEGPEVVIYAKNPEIFSNTFVRELAKLFRKRIAIRPDPSVLMEPEIAKKKILEIIPDDAEITNCIFDANTGEIIIESKKPGLVIGKEGSTLEELKKEIKWAPKPVRTPPISSETVNAIRATLYRERMDVKEILRRVGKVIHRDVKLREDSWIRMSFLGGAREVGRTCNYLQTPESRILIDCGINVAMDGDRAFPHFDAPEFAVEEIDAVVVTHAHLDHCGFVPGLFRYGYDGPIYCSKPTRDLMTLLQKDYIDIAEKEGKVVPYSSKDIKKCVKHIIPIDYGVTTDVAPAIKLTMHNAGHILGSAIAHCHIGDGLYNIAYTGDIKFEASRLLEPAVCNFPRLETLIIESTYGAYDDVLPDKGETEQNFLKVIAETIKRKGKIIIPVFGIGRAQELMLVLEEGYNQGIFNAPVYLDGMIWEATAIHTAYPEYLSKNMRNRIFHEGDNPFLSEVFKKVRNTNNRRNIIDSDEPCIILTTSGMLSGGPSVEYFKSLAHDERNAIVFVGYQSEGTMGRKIQRGWNEIPVMNRNGKSRAVKVNLSVHTFEGFSGHSDRRQLIKYLRKLKPMPDRILTVHGESSKCIDLASAAYKLFKKETRAPMNLDAVRLK from the coding sequence TTGTCAGCCGAAGATATTTTAAATGAAATAAAAAATCATGTAATGAAAACAGCACCAGGAAATGCTGCAATTACAGATGTGCAATTTGAAGGACCCGAAGTAGTAATATATGCCAAAAATCCAGAGATTTTTTCCAACACATTTGTAAGAGAATTGGCAAAATTATTTAGAAAAAGGATAGCCATAAGACCAGACCCTTCTGTTTTAATGGAGCCAGAAATAGCAAAAAAGAAAATTTTAGAAATTATACCTGATGATGCCGAAATTACAAACTGCATATTTGATGCAAATACTGGAGAAATAATTATAGAATCAAAAAAACCAGGGTTGGTAATCGGAAAAGAAGGTAGCACATTAGAAGAATTGAAAAAAGAAATAAAATGGGCACCTAAGCCAGTTCGAACCCCTCCAATTTCATCCGAAACTGTTAATGCCATAAGGGCAACATTATACAGGGAACGAATGGATGTAAAAGAAATTCTTAGGAGAGTTGGAAAGGTAATACATAGAGATGTTAAATTAAGAGAAGATTCATGGATAAGAATGTCTTTTTTAGGTGGGGCTCGAGAAGTAGGTAGAACTTGTAATTATCTACAAACCCCTGAAAGTAGAATATTAATTGATTGCGGTATAAATGTGGCAATGGATGGAGACAGAGCTTTTCCACATTTCGATGCTCCTGAATTTGCAGTTGAAGAAATTGATGCCGTAGTAGTTACTCACGCTCATTTAGACCATTGCGGTTTTGTCCCGGGGCTTTTTAGGTATGGATATGATGGTCCAATTTATTGTTCCAAACCAACCAGAGATTTAATGACTCTTTTACAAAAAGATTATATTGATATTGCTGAAAAAGAAGGAAAAGTTGTTCCATATTCTTCAAAAGATATTAAAAAATGTGTTAAACATATTATTCCTATTGATTATGGAGTAACAACCGATGTTGCACCTGCCATAAAATTAACCATGCATAATGCAGGGCATATACTTGGTTCAGCAATAGCTCACTGCCATATCGGAGATGGATTATATAATATAGCATATACAGGAGACATAAAATTTGAAGCCTCCCGATTATTGGAACCGGCCGTATGCAATTTCCCAAGATTAGAAACTTTAATTATAGAATCTACCTATGGGGCTTATGATGATGTTTTACCGGATAAAGGAGAAACAGAACAGAACTTTTTAAAAGTAATTGCTGAAACAATTAAAAGAAAAGGAAAAATTATAATTCCTGTATTTGGAATTGGTAGGGCACAGGAATTAATGTTGGTATTAGAAGAAGGATATAATCAAGGCATATTTAATGCCCCTGTTTATTTAGATGGTATGATTTGGGAAGCTACGGCAATACATACAGCATATCCTGAATATTTATCAAAAAATATGAGAAATAGGATATTCCACGAAGGAGATAATCCATTCCTTTCGGAAGTATTTAAAAAAGTAAGAAATACCAACAATAGACGAAACATAATTGATAGCGATGAGCCCTGTATTATATTGACCACATCTGGAATGCTTAGCGGCGGTCCAAGTGTAGAATACTTTAAATCATTGGCTCATGATGAAAGAAACGCAATTGTATTTGTTGGTTATCAATCAGAAGGAACTATGGGAAGAAAAATCCAAAGAGGCTGGAATGAAATCCCAGTAATGAATAGAAATGGAAAATCAAGAGCTGTAAAAGTAAATTTAAGTGTTCATACATTTGAAGGATTTTCAGGACATAGCGATAGAAGACAGCTTATAAAATATTTAAGAAAGTTAAAACCTATGCCCGATAGAATATTAACAGTTCATGGGGAATCCTCTAAATGTATAGATTTAGCTAGTGCCGCATATAAATTATTTAAAAAAGAAACAAGAGCTCCGATGAATTTAGATGCCGTTAGATTAAAATAA
- the hemA gene encoding glutamyl-tRNA reductase: MLLFRADYNNYAVSELQKLRFDEDEFYKKYDNCVLVQTCNRIEIYFDKNAKIIDINEFAEFEMIKSNNAIKHLLRTASGLNSMIVGEDQIIGQIKNSHRKAKELKKTTKYLDTIFLKAIHTGQKVRNNTKINKGCVSIGSAAVQLAEKTVGLNNKNILVVGAGEIATLVAKALIEKNIRAIVVSNRTYERAELLAKKLNGMAVHFDKLGEAINYNDIIICATGAPHAIIDKDRLKNIKGYKVLIDIANPRDVSDDVMELPNIKLYTIDDLKMVSEENLKKRKDEIPRVEKIIEEELSVLTKQLRKLKFENTIKNYDLYIENLRKREMNKALNMIENGKDPTVVLEKFSKVFANKLISDFVNIVNDDTIGDIERVVNKLNKNKI, translated from the coding sequence ATGCTTTTATTTAGGGCGGATTATAATAACTATGCTGTATCGGAGCTCCAAAAATTAAGGTTCGATGAAGACGAATTTTATAAAAAATATGATAATTGTGTATTGGTTCAAACCTGTAATAGGATAGAAATTTATTTCGATAAAAATGCCAAAATTATAGATATAAATGAATTTGCTGAATTTGAAATGATAAAATCTAACAATGCAATAAAACACCTATTAAGAACGGCGTCAGGATTAAACTCTATGATAGTGGGGGAAGACCAAATAATCGGGCAAATAAAAAATAGCCATCGTAAAGCAAAGGAGCTTAAAAAAACCACGAAATATTTGGATACAATTTTTTTAAAGGCAATACACACAGGGCAAAAAGTTAGAAATAATACCAAAATAAATAAAGGCTGTGTCTCCATCGGTAGTGCCGCCGTTCAATTAGCTGAAAAAACCGTAGGATTAAATAATAAAAATATCCTTGTAGTTGGAGCGGGAGAAATAGCTACGCTGGTGGCTAAGGCACTTATTGAGAAAAATATACGGGCTATTGTGGTATCAAATAGAACCTATGAACGGGCGGAGCTCCTTGCAAAAAAATTAAATGGTATGGCCGTGCATTTTGACAAATTGGGAGAGGCTATAAATTACAACGATATAATTATATGTGCCACAGGAGCTCCCCATGCAATAATAGATAAGGATAGATTAAAAAATATCAAAGGATATAAAGTATTAATAGATATAGCAAATCCCCGAGATGTTAGCGATGATGTTATGGAGCTCCCGAATATTAAATTATACACCATTGACGATTTAAAAATGGTATCTGAGGAGAATCTAAAAAAAAGAAAGGACGAAATACCCCGTGTTGAAAAAATTATTGAAGAGGAACTGTCTGTATTAACAAAACAACTACGAAAACTTAAATTTGAAAATACTATTAAAAATTATGATTTATATATCGAAAATCTAAGAAAAAGGGAAATGAATAAAGCCCTAAACATGATAGAAAATGGAAAAGACCCAACCGTAGTATTGGAAAAGTTTTCCAAAGTTTTTGCCAATAAACTAATTTCAGATTTTGTAAATATAGTTAATGATGATACAATAGGAGATATTGAACGAGTTGTAAATAAATTAAATAAAAATAAAATATAA
- the ftsY gene encoding signal recognition particle-docking protein FtsY: MFGKLKEKLNKTVSKITEKIYNKGEVKEQEEKEKEKESEIITTEKPHKEETKETKPQTEEPKKVGFFDKLKITKVVKKTLGYDVVLTEDDIEEVLEELEMELLEADVAYEVVEKLIESLRNQLIGIKISAKDDPEEITINALRNAIKEVLSQKEIDIYKLIEEKKSNGEPTVIVVVGINGTGKTTTISKLAYKLMNNGYSVVLAAGDTFRAGAIEQLEEHAKNIGAKVIKHQKGSDGAAVIYDAINHAKARGISVVLADTAGRQTTNINLMAEIKKVVRVSNPDLVVFVGDSLAGNDAITQAEEFNNMVNIDGVILTKTDADAKGGAALSIAHAIGKPILFLGVGQRYEDLMEFNVNWMINKLFGDENDDKIIEEKENIIREF; the protein is encoded by the coding sequence ATGTTCGGGAAACTTAAAGAAAAATTAAATAAAACAGTTTCAAAAATAACTGAAAAAATATACAATAAAGGAGAAGTGAAGGAACAAGAAGAAAAAGAAAAAGAAAAAGAATCAGAGATTATAACAACCGAAAAACCGCATAAAGAAGAAACTAAGGAAACCAAACCACAAACAGAAGAACCAAAAAAAGTTGGATTTTTCGATAAATTAAAAATAACAAAAGTCGTTAAAAAAACGCTTGGTTATGATGTAGTATTAACAGAAGACGATATTGAGGAAGTTTTAGAAGAGTTGGAGATGGAGCTCCTTGAAGCTGATGTAGCTTATGAAGTAGTTGAGAAGTTAATAGAATCTTTAAGAAATCAATTAATAGGTATAAAAATATCGGCAAAGGATGACCCTGAGGAAATTACCATAAATGCACTAAGAAATGCCATTAAAGAGGTATTATCTCAAAAAGAAATAGACATATATAAACTCATTGAGGAAAAAAAAAGTAATGGGGAACCCACTGTTATTGTTGTTGTAGGTATTAATGGAACTGGAAAAACTACGACAATATCCAAATTAGCATATAAACTTATGAACAATGGCTATTCTGTTGTTTTAGCTGCGGGAGATACATTTAGAGCAGGGGCAATTGAACAGTTGGAGGAACATGCTAAAAATATAGGGGCTAAAGTAATTAAACACCAAAAAGGCTCTGATGGTGCAGCTGTAATATATGATGCTATAAATCATGCAAAAGCCAGAGGTATATCCGTAGTTTTAGCCGATACAGCAGGACGACAAACTACAAATATCAATTTAATGGCTGAAATTAAAAAAGTAGTGAGGGTATCAAATCCAGATTTAGTGGTATTTGTTGGGGATTCCCTTGCTGGAAATGATGCAATTACACAGGCAGAAGAGTTTAACAACATGGTAAATATTGATGGAGTAATACTCACAAAAACAGATGCAGACGCAAAAGGAGGGGCTGCTTTATCTATTGCCCATGCCATTGGAAAACCTATTTTATTTTTAGGTGTTGGTCAAAGATATGAGGATTTAATGGAATTTAATGTTAATTGGATGATAAACAAATTATTTGGGGACGAAAACGACGACAAAATAATTGAAGAAAAAGAGAATATAATAAGAGAATTTTAA
- the hisI gene encoding phosphoribosyl-AMP cyclohydrolase: MEIEKMIKQLNPKFRNIDGKKLLIAIAIDEDKTVLMTAFMDEEALKTTLETGYMHYYSTSRDKIWRKGEESGNVQKVKEIYADCDKDALLFVVEQKGWACHENYYTCFHYKLNLKNNDIEIVGENMVNKY, encoded by the coding sequence ATGGAAATAGAAAAAATGATAAAACAATTAAATCCAAAATTCAGAAATATAGACGGTAAAAAATTATTAATAGCAATTGCCATTGATGAGGATAAAACCGTTCTTATGACTGCATTTATGGATGAAGAAGCATTGAAAACCACATTAGAAACTGGATATATGCATTATTATTCCACCAGCAGAGATAAAATTTGGAGAAAAGGAGAAGAAAGCGGAAATGTTCAAAAAGTAAAAGAAATATATGCCGATTGTGATAAAGACGCTTTATTATTTGTGGTTGAACAGAAAGGTTGGGCTTGTCATGAGAATTATTATACTTGCTTCCATTATAAATTAAATCTTAAAAATAATGATATAGAAATAGTGGGGGAAAATATGGTAAATAAATATTAA
- a CDS encoding archaeosine biosynthesis radical SAM protein RaSEA, protein MEKYLKELRNRHLKKRKEKNPDRPIATWVQDDIFRDKTNGKSITIILRTVGCKYAYDTGGCTMCSYLMDSSPIKITSENIINQFNGVLDKYKEELENNSKNYSIKLFTSGSFLDEFEVPNDAMEHIFKTIGELNVKEVAIESRPEYITNETMELIRKHINNDINVEIGVGIETANEEIRNISIHKGISNKDIEDAITTANKYAVGIKAYLLIKPPFITEKQAMEDSINSANKYIEMGVSRISFCPSSIHKGSLVELLWKKNQYRPPFLWTVIEILKEVKSKNPDKLIMCDTSGIPSNRGAHNKIDCECNYKIKEALGDYTLTQDLSLIENIDCECKTYWAEFMKYEEKNIVPLGDYER, encoded by the coding sequence ATGGAAAAATACTTAAAAGAATTAAGAAATAGGCACCTAAAAAAAAGAAAAGAAAAAAATCCTGACCGCCCAATTGCTACCTGGGTACAGGACGATATTTTTAGGGATAAAACCAATGGAAAAAGCATAACAATAATATTGCGAACTGTTGGCTGTAAATATGCCTATGATACAGGCGGTTGCACTATGTGTAGTTATTTAATGGATAGCTCCCCCATAAAAATTACCAGCGAAAATATAATCAATCAATTCAATGGAGTATTGGACAAATACAAAGAGGAATTAGAAAATAATAGTAAGAATTATTCAATTAAATTATTTACTTCTGGTAGCTTTTTAGATGAGTTCGAAGTTCCAAACGATGCAATGGAGCATATTTTTAAAACCATTGGGGAATTGAATGTAAAAGAGGTTGCAATTGAATCCAGACCAGAATATATAACCAATGAAACAATGGAATTAATCCGAAAACATATAAATAATGATATTAATGTGGAAATCGGAGTGGGAATTGAAACTGCAAATGAGGAAATAAGAAATATCTCAATACATAAAGGAATATCCAATAAAGATATTGAAGATGCCATAACTACTGCAAATAAATACGCCGTAGGTATTAAGGCGTATTTATTAATAAAGCCACCATTTATAACTGAAAAACAGGCAATGGAAGATTCAATTAATTCCGCAAATAAATATATTGAAATGGGAGTTAGTAGAATATCATTCTGCCCGTCCTCAATTCATAAGGGAAGTTTGGTGGAGCTCCTATGGAAAAAAAATCAATATAGGCCACCATTTTTATGGACGGTAATAGAAATATTAAAAGAAGTAAAATCTAAAAATCCCGATAAACTTATAATGTGCGATACCTCAGGAATACCATCAAATAGGGGAGCACATAATAAAATAGACTGTGAGTGCAACTATAAAATAAAAGAAGCTTTGGGGGATTATACCCTTACACAGGATTTATCTTTAATTGAAAATATAGACTGCGAATGTAAGACCTATTGGGCTGAATTTATGAAATATGAGGAAAAAAATATAGTACCTTTGGGGGATTATGAAAGATAA